The Spirochaetae bacterium HGW-Spirochaetae-1 DNA segment GCCGAGACGATTCAGTTTATTTTTTATGACATCACTACGATAGTCCGTGGTTGTATAAAAAATCTCAATTCTGAACAGTGCCTCTTCCATTCTTTCTCTCCTGAAACTGACTGAAGCTCTCGTGCTAAAAAAACGACGCCAAATTGTCCACTATTTTTCCTAAAGGGGGTGATTTTTTAACAATGACGAAACAACCGCTATTCCACCGGGAAGCGGTATTACGGTTTTTGTCCCGGTTTACTTGAGGATGGGGATACTTTTCAGGGCGTCACGGGTAGGCGCTTGCTTTCACTCTGTTCAACCAGGATAACGCCGTCTTCTTTATATGTTTTCAGATGGAAATGAGATACGGTAGATTGAACTCCCTTTATCGTGGCCAGTTTTTCCGATACGAACTGAGCCACTTCCCGCAGGCTATCACCCTCAACCTGCACCAGGAGGTCATATCCTCCCGAGAGAAGCGTCAGGGAGGATACTTCAGGGAATCTGTATATTGTTTCCGCCACGGAATCGAATCCCACCTTGCGTTCCGGAGAAACCTTCACTTCGATGAGCGCCTTGACGACATTCTGGCGGACTCTCTGCCAGTTGATATAGGCTTTATATCCCAGAATGATGTTATCCTTTTCCAGTTTCTTTATTTGCTTTTCCACTTCCTTTTCCGGGATGTTGAGCTGACGGGCAATATCAGCTGCCGTGGTTTTGGCATCGCCATTAAGAATTTCAAGGATCATTTCACCGGTTTTATCGATTTGATAAGGCTTCATGAGTAACTCCATTTAATGAATATGGTTGGTCAGCAGATTTTCTCCGTGAGGACGTCTATGGCCTGTTATAACCCTTGTCAATGGCCGAGGCATCCAGATGTCCCGTTATGATATTCTCCACGGTCAGGTCATATCGCGATTCGTCATATTTCTTCGGAATGCGCAGCGTTTTTATGTACCCGCGGCAGGTGTCACAGTAGTCGATGCGGTGAATGGCTTCATCCGATTCCGTGAAATAGCCCTGAGCCTGTGCATCCTCATTGGCGCACACGGCGCAGGTCAGACGCGTGAACTTCCACTCATTATCGCAGAACCCGCAATGGAGCAGCCTGACATTGTCGCGTCCTTCTACGATTTTCCCCATATCGGCATGGAACCCGCAAAAAGGGCATTGCGGCTGGAGCCATTCCGTCGTATCGACGTCATGAAAAAAGTGTTCTCTCATGGCGGCAAAAAGCGGCTTGAGCCAGTTCAGTGTAATAAAAATGAATTCGTCGGTGCCGATCTTTGCCTCATCGGCGATTTCTTTCAGTTTCGACAGGTCGCCCTTTAAAGCAAGCCGTGCCGTGTCATTGATGAGAAGATGATTCCGGGAAAAAAGCTCCGACAGG contains these protein-coding regions:
- a CDS encoding AsnC family transcriptional regulator; its protein translation is MKPYQIDKTGEMILEILNGDAKTTAADIARQLNIPEKEVEKQIKKLEKDNIILGYKAYINWQRVRQNVVKALIEVKVSPERKVGFDSVAETIYRFPEVSSLTLLSGGYDLLVQVEGDSLREVAQFVSEKLATIKGVQSTVSHFHLKTYKEDGVILVEQSESKRLPVTP